The genomic window CAAGCCCCACGGTCGGCTCGTCCATGATCAGCACATCGGGGTTGTGGATGAGCGCCTGTGCGAGTCCGACGCGCTGGCGATACCCCAGGGATAGCGTGCCGATGATGGAGTCGCTTCGCTCCGTGAGGGCGCAAGAGTCCATCACCTCGTCGGTGCGCTCCAGCAAGTTCTTGCCGCGCAGTCCCTGCAGCTTCCCGGCGAAGCGCAGGTACTGGTAGACGCGCATCTCCGGATACAGGGAGGTGGTCTCCGGCATGTACCCGATGTGTCGCCGGGCGGCGATGGAGTTCTCGTACACGTCGATGCCGGCGATCTTGACCGTGCCCGAGGTCGCAGGCATGTAGCCGGTGATGATCCGCATCGCGGTGGTCTTACCGGCTCCGTTCGGCCCCAGGAAGGCGACGATCTCGCCCTCCTTGACGCTGAAGGAAACATCGGTGATGGCCGGGACCGGGCCGTAGTACTTGGTAAGCCCCTCCACGT from Armatimonadia bacterium includes these protein-coding regions:
- a CDS encoding ATP-binding cassette domain-containing protein, producing the protein MIDVEGLTKYYGPVPAITDVSFSVKEGEIVAFLGPNGAGKTTAMRIITGYMPATSGTVKIAGIDVYENSIAARRHIGYMPETTSLYPEMRVYQYLRFAGKLQGLRGKNLLERTDEVMDSCALTERSDSIIGTLSLGYRQRVGLAQALIHNPDVLIMDEPTVGLDPNQIIEVRQLIRGLAGKHTVMLSTHILPEAQMTCQRVIIINQGKIIAEDTPERLTAQIRDAETTLIRVKKNDPQIPQLVKTLPQVTSVRAASDQGEGAYLVDTILGSDLRASLAEFVVGKGWGLLELRPMEMSLEEVFRQLTTEERGVA